A stretch of DNA from Vulcanisaeta thermophila:
TAACAGTGCTCCGTAGGTCCCAGCCCTCTTCCCACGCCCCCAGAAGGCGCCCACCACCACCAGGTCCAGCGTGTCCGTTAGCTCGCTCTTGTAGTCCCTCTTGTACTTTATCCATAACCACCCCCTGGCGCCCATTTCGTAGATCGAGTCCGCCTTTATGGACTTGCACATAACCCCCTCGCACCCATCACTTATGGCTTCGTTGAAGAATTTCTCGAGTTCGTTTGGATCGTTTATTAATCTCCAGGTGGCTAGGTGAACGTAGTCGCTGGGTTTGAGTACCTCCAGTAGCTTCCTCCTCCTATCCAGTAGCGGTAGTTCTGTTAGGTCCTGCCCGTCTATGTATATGGCGTCGAATAGGAATATGTTCACTGGGTACTCCTTCATTGCCTCCTTCACGTCGTGCTTCCTCTTCCTATGCATTAACTCCTGGAAGGGCTTGAACTCGCCCGTGTCAGGGTCTATGGCCACTATCTCGCCCTCCACTATGAACTCCCTGGCGTCTATGGCCTCGCTCACGTACTGGGCCACGTCTGGGTATGCGTGGGTTATGTCCTCAAGCCTCCTACTGAATATCTTTATCGTTCCATCCCTAGTCTTATGGACCTGGGCCCTCTCACCATCGTACTTATACTCCACCATTGCAACACCGCCTAGCTTCCCTAGGATCTCATTGGGTGTGCTCAGCCTCTCTGCAAGCATGGGTTGTATGGGGACGCCTGGTGTTACGTGGATCTTCTTAAGGGCCTCCGCACCCTCCATGGCCACCAACTTGGCTATGTAGCCCAGGTCTGGGTATACGTGGTAGGCTCTCTCTAGCTCCTCCCTGGGTACCTTGTAGGCGTCGGCCAAGGCATCAAGTATTGTCATGTCCGCAATACCCAGCCTGAGCCTACCAACTACGAACCTGGCTATGTACTTAGCCTCCTCGGGCTTTGCCTGGGAGAATAATGAGGTGAGTAGCTTTGTCTTTAGGTCCTGGGCGCCCTCGCCTGATGCCCTGGCTATGGACATGAGTGTGTCGTAAACCTTACCCATGGTTAACTCACCACCACCCCCACCACCCAGGAACT
This window harbors:
- a CDS encoding ATP-dependent DNA ligase, whose translation is MKFVDVVRVLESIEATTQRTVMAKLLSSLLKKTPPNVIDKVIYFILGQLRPDWEAVELGVAEKLTFRALSIASGVSVKQVEDLYKRLGDVGETARRVLSGKQQQGGKSILEFLGGGGGGELTMGKVYDTLMSIARASGEGAQDLKTKLLTSLFSQAKPEEAKYIARFVVGRLRLGIADMTILDALADAYKVPREELERAYHVYPDLGYIAKLVAMEGAEALKKIHVTPGVPIQPMLAERLSTPNEILGKLGGVAMVEYKYDGERAQVHKTRDGTIKIFSRRLEDITHAYPDVAQYVSEAIDAREFIVEGEIVAIDPDTGEFKPFQELMHRKRKHDVKEAMKEYPVNIFLFDAIYIDGQDLTELPLLDRRRKLLEVLKPSDYVHLATWRLINDPNELEKFFNEAISDGCEGVMCKSIKADSIYEMGARGWLWIKYKRDYKSELTDTLDLVVVGAFWGRGKRAGTYGALLIAAYDPDTDQFYTVSKVGSGFTDEDLVKLKQMLDPYRIPHRHPRVVSKMEPDVWFVPAVVLEIIGAEITLSPLHTCCMGAIRPDVGLAIRFPRFTGRYRTDKSPEQATTVKEILEMYKSQKKVKIEEAQQP